The genomic window AATTAGCGATCGAAAGTTCAAAAAATGATATGTAATTTTCGTACCGTATGAATTTCTAAAGACAAAAAGAGCCCAAAAGCGGCTCTTTTTTTTAGTCTATCATTATGCTTCTGTAATTTCGACTTTCTCCATTATATCGCCATTCTTCATTTTTAGTACAGTATCCATTCCCGAAGTCACTTTACCAAAAACAGTATGTACTCCATTTAAATGCGGCTGTGGTTCATGAACAATAAAGAATTGGCTTCCCCCTGTATTGCGTCCAGCATGCGCCATTGAAAGCGACCCCGCTTCATGCTTATAAGGGTTGCCTTCTGTTTCACAATTAATTGTGTAGCCAGGACCACCTGTTCCTGTGCCATGCGGACAGCCGCCTTGGCTTACAAATCCAGGAATTACTCGGTGGAAAGTAAGACCGTTGTAATAGCCTTCGTTTGTAAGCTTTTCAAAGTTTGCAACTGTTCCTGGTGCTGCATCTGGATACAGTTCAAACTCCACTTTCTCACCATTTTGCATTAATATGTATCCTTTTTTCGACATAAAATCATCTCCTTCTGTAAAAATCAATTATTATCATACCATTATTGATTACCTAAATAAAAGTAATTGCTATTTTTTGTTTTAACTGAAAAGTTCAATAAACAACAATAAAATAAAAATGATTAATCCATAAAATGATACATGCAGAAAAATGGTTGTTAGACCAAATTTAAAATCTTCAAGATTTATTCCTCTTCTACGGATTCTAGGCCGCATAATATCACCATCCTTAATTAAATACTATCCATTTCTAACTATTTTGACAATATTCTACCAGAGTTTTTTAAGAATAGTGAAGAAAAATTCTACTAGACGACCTTAAAACTTTTTATTCAGCTGTTTTTGCTTGTTCATGATCTCAAAGGATTTTTCAATTATATCTGTTAGAACATCTCCTTTATAGATCCTGCCAACCTTCATGTTTTCTTGATAATATTGGACAATTTCATCCAATTTTTGAGAAGTTTCTTTCTCAATACGAACATTGAGTTGAATTCTTTTATCCCCAGCAGTCATGTGAAATATGCCTCCAGTTCCAGTAAGTTATAGCATCCGCTATTAAAGTGCTAGCATTATGATATCGGTTTGTATCTTTGAGCTATCTTCCGATTTTATTATACCATTAAATTTATGAAGCACTGCCGCCAACAAAAAAACTGGGTATTCCCCAGTTTTTTAATAACTATTTATTCATCATGTTTTGTATTTTTTCTTTTAGAAACTCCCCAAACTGTTCTAGCTCTTGTACACCATCTATAAACTTCTCTTTCCAAATTGGAAGCTCAGCTTTGATTTTT from Bacillus sp. DTU_2020_1000418_1_SI_GHA_SEK_038 includes these protein-coding regions:
- a CDS encoding peptidylprolyl isomerase, whose translation is MSKKGYILMQNGEKVEFELYPDAAPGTVANFEKLTNEGYYNGLTFHRVIPGFVSQGGCPHGTGTGGPGYTINCETEGNPYKHEAGSLSMAHAGRNTGGSQFFIVHEPQPHLNGVHTVFGKVTSGMDTVLKMKNGDIMEKVEITEA